DNA sequence from the Treponema sp. OMZ 838 genome:
AGCAGGTTATCCTGCGTCTGTTTTTCGTATACCTCTATCTTATCTTTTATCAGGTAGTCTTGTCCAAATGAAATAATGGTACGAACGGTTTTGTAATCCCCTAAATTTCGCACATTGATGCCGCGGGCGGCATGAGCATTTCCGCCGATAAAACTACCGGGTTCTCCGGTCATAATCAGCTGACCGTTTGTTTTAACGACGCAACGGAAACTGTACTCATTGATATAGATATTACCACCTGCAAACAGCCGTGCCGTTTCGGCAAAATGGAGTGCCATCGTATTCTTTGCCCACACGGTACCGTGGCTTTCTCCCCGTATACCGCCGTTCATTAAAAGCGATTCCTTGGTATACACCAACGATACGCCCGCATCTCCGTTGACGGTTAAACTGCCGCCGGCCTTTACGCTGCGGTCTGCATCTATGTCCCCATTGATAATTACATCACCGGCAAAGATAATGTCGCCGGTTTCTTTATTCACATCAGTGTCGATAATTTTTGAATTAAGTATCTTGAGCTTTTCGCCGGCGCGTATCAATTCCCCGTGTACAGCCGCTACGAACGAAATTTTTCTTCCTTGTTTAATAACACGGATGGTGTTATCGGTTTGGGGCAGTTTTAACAGTGCTGCTTGATTGATTTCTATAGTGTTACCGAACACATCGGAGCCTTTTTCGCCGGCTTCCTGAAAGAATGTTTCCAGGAGGGTTTCTCCCCGCTTTACCGATACGGCGTTTGAATGACCGAAATGTACTTTCCAGTCGAATTGGTATGAATGCGGAGCGACCGGCGGTATGCCTCTGCAGACGGTAAATTCAACCGGTGCGGAAGAAAGCCGTGCTTCGTAAATGGCATCTCTCAGTATTTTGTCGGTATATCGCTCAGCCGGTAGGTTTACTTCATCCAAGGCCTTTTTTAAGCGGGAAAGCGAAAGGCGTGCGCCGGCTCCTCTTCCCGATTCAAGGATGAGCGATGCTTCCATTTTGTCATTACTGATAACAGCTTTGACCGTAGCATCTTTATACGGGATAATACGCAGCTTGAGTCCATCGGGGCTTTCAGCCGATAAGAGAATCCCATTGCAGCCGGCTTTCAATTCGTCATTCGTTTGTGTGATATTCCGTAAATCCAGCACAAAGGGATCATTGCCCGGTAAGCCCGGAATAGCATTCCCGTAAATATCTGCGCCGTTTGTTCCGAGTTCGGATTTTGAAAATTCGTACAGCAGGTCGTGTTTTGCAACAACGGAAAGCGCTTGTGCTTCGGAAAGCGGAAAATCTTTGTCGTATATCATTTGCGGCTGTTCACGGGCTGTTCCCACCGCATGGAGCAGTTTTTTGCGGAGCATGAGGTCTTCCGTCTCGTCCAACTTTGTAATGTGCGGGATAAGAGATCTGTCTTTTCCCCGACCGGGTAGCGTACCTTCTGCGATGACAAGTTCAATTTCCCGATCGGGAGCTTCGATAAAAGCATGTATCTTCTCGTCCAGCGCTTTAAAATCGATAGCTGCAATTTGGCTGTTATTCAGCATTGCCGTAATCAATTTTTTATCGATAGTATGGGGTTCGTCTTTTGCCTTCCGTATATAGAGTGTTGCTTTTGTTTTATCCGGATCGATAATCAGCCGTGTGTCAAAGGATGGATCAAGTTCGATTTCGAGGGGAAGCGGTACTGTCGTTCCATATAATATTTTATCGAAGTAGCGTTCAAACTGTTGTACGTTGATAAGATTTTCGGTAGACACCCCTTCTTTCTTAGCCTGTTCTACTATTTCTTCATAGCTGGGGAATACGCAGTTCTCTTTATTGTCTACGTCACTGACGGAAAAATACCACTTTTTATTTCTCTCGTTTTGTTTTATCGTCCACTTCATATCATACCGCTTATATACGATACCCTTGTTCAAGGGCTGTTTTTATTTTCCGCTTCAACAAAGCATTTTCTTTCTTTAAAACGGAAATCTCATATTGCTGACTCTTGAGCATTTCGGCAATATCGTTCATTGACAGAGCATCACTGCCGATGAGGTCTTCGATATAGCCCATTTTTGAGCGGAAGTCGGTTTCGGCCTCCAATTCGGCAGACTGAAACGTCTCATCGGTATATTCGGCATAATCTGCCGCATTTTGAAAAGTTTCGGTTTCGGACTGTAGAATTTTGTCGGCAATGCGGTAGATTGCCTGAGAAATCATAGCCTGCGGTTTGTATAGGATGACGGGTAAACGTGATGCAAGCGCCGTATCCTGTATTGTATCCCGGTAAATAACGCCGAGGTGTTCAAGATTGATATTGAGGTATTCTTGACATGACCGGCGGATCTTTAAGGCTTTGTCGGCATCTTTCGGGTCATCGAGCATATTCATAATAAGCCGGGGCTTAAATTTATGCAGATTGGTCAAAAAAAGCTCGGTGTTTTTAGGATCGACTTTTTCAAGTTCGGTGATGATACGGGGGATGTACATCCGCTGCATGGATGAGGAATCGGACTTGAGTTTTTCAAGGTATTTAAAACCGGGGCTATTACGCTTGAAGGCTCCGTAGAGCATACGGAATACGACATTTTTTAGGAAAAGGTATGCGTTCAGTATCGCGGTAACCGACGGTGCGGTAACGACAATGCCCTGCGGGGAAAGCAAAAAGAAATCCAGAATACCGAGGTGTGTTCCTGCACCGAGGTCAAGAATCAGGTAGTCTGCATCCATTTTAAGCATATTTTTGATTAAGCTGTTTTTATCAGAGGCTTTTAAGGCTGCGAAGCCGGGAATTTCGGAGTCGCCCGGAACAAAACGTACGTTCGGATACCCCGTATTTACAATAATATCTTCGAATGCCGAATTTCCCGACAAAAACGTACCGATCCCGTGCGCGTTCGATTGCTGTCCAAGAACCAAATGAAGATTCGATGCGCCTAAATCCAGATCGGCAACCAGAACATTTTTTCCTGCCTGTCCGAGTGCAATTGCAAGATTCGCGGAAAGAAGACTTTTTCCGACCCCGCCCTTTCCGCTAGCAATCGGTATTATTTGCATAATACACACTCCCTTTTATAAATGAATAAAACAGCAACACCGTATCGGCTGCAAGGAAAAAAAGCACTTCCTTTGAGAAATCGAGACTGCCGCTGCTCTGTGCCGAGTTAAAGACGTTCCCTATTATAGCAAATCCCCGTTGAAAAATATAGAGGAATTCCGCGCAAACAGCGGTTAATTTGAACAATGCAGCCGCATAGAGTGCCCAGTGAAAGTCTTTTTCGTTTAATGCGAGCATCAGCCACAAAAGTACCGGCATACAGAGCGCCGCAAGTGCGCTATACTTAAAGAAGGTTATCCCTTGCGGATAGCCGGATGAAAAGACAGCGATATAAAAAACTTTTATTATTTCGTACACAAAAGCGGCACAATAGGCAGCAACCGTTTTCTTGTTCATTTCTATAGAGTGTATGCGCAAGATTACGTTAGGTCAAGGGCTTGCCTTGTAATAAAAATAATTGAAGAAAATGGAGTTTTCTACTATAATGAAAAAGTATTTTTTGTGGGAGGCTCAACTATGAAAGCAGCTGTACTGGATGGGTTCACGCTTAATCCGGGAGATTTGTCGTGGCGGGTTTTACAGGATATTGCGGATATTACGATATACGATAAAACCGCACCCGATGAAGTATATGAGCGGGTAAAAGACTGCGAGGCGGTTTTATCAAATAAAATTGTGTTTTCAAAGGAATTGATTGCGCGTTTACCCAAGCTGCGGTATATCGGCGTGCTGGCGACCGGTTATAATGTTATCGATGTAGAGGCGGCTCATGCTGCTGGGATCACCGTAACGAATATCCCCAGCTACAGCACCGACAGCGTTGCTCAGCTGGTATTTGCATTCATCTTACAGTTTTATTGGCACGTAAAAGAACACAGCGATGAGGTTCACGGCGGTGCATGGAGCCGCAGCGCACATTTTTGCTATACCTCGTTTCCGACGTTTGAACTGACGGGGAAAACGCTCGGTATTATCGGGTTCGGCCACATCGGGCAAAAGGTTGCGGAAATTGCGCTTGTGATGGGAATGCGGGTGCTCTATGTCAACCGTTCGCCCAAAACGGTACCACAGCTCGCTGCGGCGAAGCAGGTTGACATTGCAACCTTGCTTGCCGAATCCGACATCATCAGCTTGAATGCACCGCTTAACGGTGCAAGCGAAAAAATGATGGATGCTGCCGCGCTTTCGAAAGTAAAGCCGGGCGTGTTTATTATCAATACCGGACGGGGACAGCTTATCGATGATGAGGCTGTTGCCGCAGCGTTAAAAAAAGGCTCTATCGGCGGCTATGCAGCCGATGTTCTAAGCGTTGAACCGCCGCCTGCAAACCATCCGCTGTTCGGCTGTCCCAACTGTTTTATAACACCGCATATCGCATGGCAAACCCGCGAAGCGCGGACACGGTTGTTGCATATCGCCGCGGAGAATTTAAAAAGCTTTCTTGTCGGTAAACCGCAGAATGTAGTGTAAGGAGGAATCATGGCAAAACAATTAAAAAACGGGCAGCTTGTTGCAATAGGGGCGGCGGTTGTACTCGTCACATTGGCATTTTTCAGTTTTACCGTTATTTCGACCACGGATAACGGTGTGGTAACTCGGCTCGGTAAGTACAACCGGACGCTGCAGCCCGGGTTGCAGTTTATTATCCCGATTATTGAACGGGTGTATCATATTCCTGTTACGATCGTTCAAAAAGAGGAATTCGGTTTTCGTACCACGATGGCATCAGACCGGAGTCAGTACCGGAACAACATCCTCACCGAATCTTCTATGCTGACCGGCGACCTCAACATTATCAATGTTGAATGGACGGTACAGTACCGCATTATCGATCCCAAGGCATGGCTTTTTAATGTTAAGGCAGACGAGCGGATGAACACAATCCGCGATGTGTCCGCTGCGGCAATCAACAGTCTAATCGGCGACCGCACTATTTTTGATATTATGGGATCTGAACGCGACCCCATTCAGTTTTTAGCGCCCAAAATTATGAATGAAAAGTATAAGCAGCTGGGGCTCGGTATTGCGGTTTCGTCGGTGCAGCTGCAAAACGTTGTTCCGCCGGAAGACGTGCAGCAAGCCTTTGAGGATGTCAATATCGCCATTCAGGATATGAACAGGTTGATTAACGAAGGCAAAGAAGCCTACAATAAAGAGATACCCAAAGCAAAAGGCGAGGCAGACCGTATGATTCAAGAAGCGCGAGGTTATGCGGCGGAACGGATCAACAAGGCGGAAGGAGATGTTGCGCGGTTTAACGCTGTCTATGCTGAGTATAGCAAGGCCCCTGATATTACGAGGCGCCGCCTTTATCTTGAAACGCTCGATAAAATATTTTCGAATACCGACAAGGTAATCTTCATCGATAAAAATGTCAAAAATTTCTTACCGTTAAAAAATCTTTCGGGAGGGGAACAGTGAGAGCGAGGAAAATAGATCCGGTAAAAGCAAAGAAGATAGTGCAGTTTGGCGCCATACTACTGGGTATTCTTATTCTTGTGTTATTGGTAAAGCCTTTTTATATTTTAAATGAGGGACAAACCGCGGTTATCACTCAGTTCGGTAAAATTGTCAAAGCCGAAACGGAGGCGGGGCTTCATTTTAAGATACCGATTCTGCACCAGGTACATCGATACACGGCAAAATTGCTCCGCATCGATGGCGACCCTCAAAAAATTCTTACCAAAGAAAAGCAATTCATCGAAGTGAATACGACCAGCCGTTGGCGTATTTCAGACATCCTCAGGTTCTATCAATCTCTCGGAACCTACGAAGCCGCTTATTCGCGTCTTTCGGATATTATCGACTCATCAGTGCGGGATATTATCACCGTCAACAGTTTGAATGACGTTGTCCGCAACACCAACATCATTAATGAAATGGTGCATCAAGAGCAGATCGGGCTGAATACGGATGAGGTTAAGCTGGAGGAAGTAACCGGCGCGGAAAAGGTTGTGTATGCGAATATCGAAAAAGGGCGCGATATGCTGGCTGCCGAAATTTTAAAGAAGGCGAATATGCAGCTGAAAGATTTCGGCATTGAGGTTATCGATGTCATCTTTAAAGAGATAAAATATTCCGACGAATTGCAAGCCTCCGTATATAATAGAATGATTAAGGAACGGAATCAGATTGCGCAAACCTTCCGTTCTACCGGTGAGGGCAAAAAGGCGGAATGGCTCGGTAAGTTGGAAAACGAGAAAAAGAGCATCCTGTCAAAGGCATATGCCGAATCGGAGAAGATAAAGGGTGCGGCGGATGCGCAGGCTACCGCAATTTATGCCGCATCGTACGGCAAGTCCCCTGAGTTTTACAGTTTTTGGAAGAGTCTTGAAGTATACCAAAACGCACTTCCCGATACCGAAAAGATATTATCAACCGATATGGAATACTTTCAGTATCTTTATAAACATTAACGCGGGGACTGATAGAGCGCTTAAAAAAAATGCTTTTAAGCGCTGGACTAATATTTGTTGAGATTTTTACCGATACTGAAATATGCAGGGAGGACTCCGGTGAGACGTAGAGGTTCTTTTGGACGAGTAATAGTATTGCTTTTATTGATTATTATATTGGTTTTCGGCGGACTTTTTTGGTTTAGCTATCTCGGCTTAATCAATGCGCGAGGAGTTTTTTCACCGGTATACTCATGGTTCGGGTTAAAAACACCTGCCGGCGTTGCTTCTCCGGCTGATGCTGATGCGGATTTGGATGCCGACCGGTATGCAAAGCGGTTGATTGCACTTGATGTCCGCTCGCAGGAGCTTGATAAAAAAGAAGCTGATGTTACCGCCCGCGAAAAAGAAGCGGCACAAGTATCGCAGGAGCTGGATGACCGGCTTTCTATTATAGAAGAAAAAGAAAAGTCTTTTAAACAGATGATGACGGAACGCGATATGCGGGAAGTAAATATCGACCAGATTGCACGGTATATCAATGGAATGCCGCCTCAGAAGGCTGTCGCAAACCTGCTGCAAATGGATGATCAAGATATTATCGATGTGTTGCGGGCGGTAGAGGCAATCGCGAAAAAAGCGAACAAGACTTCTTCCGTTGCGTACTGGTTCTCGTTGATGCCGGCGAACCGCGCCGCCGATATTCAGCGCAAGATGGCAAACAAACCGGCAGCGCTCCCTTAATCTCTTGAGAGATGTTATTTCCGACACTCCGGTTTGCGCTCTTTTTTTCCGTTGTCTTTTTTCTGTACTGGTATGTATTCAGGCAGAAAAGACAACGGATTGTGCTGCTTACCTGCGCAAGCTATTTTTTTTATGCCTGCTGGGATTGGCGTTTTTGCCTCTTGCTGTTCGGAGTGTCGGCGCTGTCCGGTCTTACCGGTTATCTGCTCGGTATACAAAAAAACTATATTCCCCGTACCGTTACGATGATAACCGGTACCGTGCTGCACATTCTTTTTCTCGGTTTTTTTAAATATTTTTATACAGCTGTTTCCTTTTTAAACTACACGTTTTTTAACGGACAGCTCCAAGCGCCGCTGTTGTTGCAACTGCAAAGTTACTCGCTCTTATTACCGGTAGGAATTTCGTACTATACGTTCCGCTCGATGAGCTATATTTTTGATATTTATCTCTGCAAAATGAGGCCGGTTCAATCGTTTATCGAAGTACTGCTCTATATCTCGTTTTTTCCGCAGCTGGCGTCGGGTCCCATCGTGCAGGCGGAAGCCTTTTTTACAGCCTTGCCGGATAATCTTGCACAGGATGTAACGGCGGAACGCCCGATAGCGTTTGACCGCAGCGTACTGCTGATCTTGTCGGGGCTGTATAAAAAGATGGTGCTGGCAACCTTTCTTTCCGTGCTTGCCGTCGATCCCGTATTTGCGAATCCTGCACAGTGTAATACCCTCGAACTGCTTGTTGCTTTGGTATCGTATACGTTTGTTATTTATTGCGACTTTTCCGGCTATAGCGATATGGCAATCGGCATCGGGCTTTTGCTCGGCTTTGAAGCACCGCAGAACTTTAACCGTCCGTATCTTTCCCAATCGGTGAGTGAGTTTTGGCGGCGCTGGCATATCAGTTTTTCGTCGTGGCTGCGCGATTATGTGTATTTCTCTTTCGGCGGCTCGCGTTACGGTTTAGTCCGCACGGTGATTGCGCTGGTTGGGACAATGCTCATCGCGGGGGTGTGGCACGGCGGCTCTATTCCCTTTGTGCTGTGGGGGCTGCTTCAGGGACTTGCCTGCGCCGCAGAGCGGGTTGCCGCCGTGCTTGGTAAAGAACGCCGCGCCGCCGCTATAAACACTGCCGCGGGCAACCAAGAATCTCTCATTGCTGCAACGGCTGTATCCGATAAACCGCGCCGCGGCATGGTGCGGTTTATCGGATGGAACATTGACATGAAACGGCTGCTTCGGCTCGGCGGTATGTTTGTGTTTATCAATATCAGCTGGCTAATTTTCCGGTCGAATACCGTGCGGGAAATTACGTTGTATCTTTCTTCACTCAAGAATATCACACAGCCGTTCCGCACGGTGCATTGGTTTGTGCTGGTACCGCTCGCCGCCGCCTTTTTGCTGCAAATCCCGAAAGAAGAAACGCGCCGCGCTTATTTTGCACGGTATGTACGGCTGCCGCTCGCGGTAAAGGCCGCTGCCGTTGTGCTGTTTTTTGTCGGACTCAATATCGTTTCGACGTCCGGTGTTGCGCCGTTTATCTACTTCGGATTTTAGGGAGATACGCAGAGTATGAGTGAAAAAAGTCAACGCGGCGAATCCGCTCAATACGAGCGGCAAGAATACGACAATCGGCAAGGGCGGAACGGCCGATACTCTCCCAATCAGTGTTTTTTCTTTGTTGTGTTAACGCTGTTTATTCTTATTCCGTTTTTAGGGCAGCGGCTTGCGCATCCGGTGCAAAACATCAAAAGAGCCTCTTTAAAAAATATTTACAGCGCACTCACCGCGCCGATTGTTTCCGTTACCGAATCATCTCCTGTCGCTGCCGTTATTCCCGTACTCAGGAATGCGTTTATACGAACGGCGGGGTTAACGGAGCGCGGCGAATGGGATACGTTCTTTTATCGCCAAGGGGTGTACGACAGCGAGGTCGCCGCTTTTTACGCGGTAACCGGTGAGCACGGTTATATCGAAACAATGCCCGGCTTTTCGGATAATTTAGGCGGCAGCGGGCTGCCTGCAGAATTGTTGGGGCAGGTTTCTAAAGCGATGCTCCGCAATGTCTCACTGCCGGTTGTCCATTCCGCACGGATGCCCTTGCGGCTATTCTTTTTCGGAGATTCTCAGATGCGCAGTATCGCCGCCGGTATGACCCGTGCGCTCGGCTCCGACACCGCTATTACAATACAGGATTTAAGCGTTCCTTCTTCCGGCTTTCTCCGATCCGATTATTATAACTGGCCGCAAAAACTTGAAGCGCTGCTTGCCGCACAAAAAGACGGAGAACGCTTTGATGCCGCCGTTGCCTTTTTAGGCATGAACGACTATCAGGATATGTGGACGACCGGCGGCATTATCCTTACGGCGGGTACGCCCGAATGGGAAGAGGTGTACCGTAAAATGGTAAAAGCGCATCTCGACATCGTTCTTGCTTCCGTTCCGCGGCTGTACTGGCTCGGCTTGCCGGTAGTGCGGAGCGCTGCGTATAACGAAAAGATGCAATACCTAAATGCAGTACACGATTCCGTCGCCGAAGAATACGATTCCAAAAAGCTGGTAAGGATTTCGCTTAAAGGTCTCGTCGAGCAATATGGAACGGGATACATCGGAGCGATTAAGCCCGAAGGCAGCGCATGGATACCGCTTATACAGGGCGACGGTATCCACTACACAATCGAAGGCGGTGAGTATTTAATGAAGCACTTCATTGATCGGCTGCACCGCGACTACGCATTTGAAACGCATTGCACAACGCTCTAAAAGCAGTTACACTGATGCCTATGATACTCGACGATAAATACACGATGCCGTATACGGTGCCGACCACTGCCATCGACGGGCAGTACCGCTGTACGCCGTTAACCCTTGCTGCGCTTTCGCAGGATTTGGCGGCTAATCACTATAGTTCTACCGGTATATTTATGCCGCAGCTGCAAGAACGGGGTTTGATGTGGATTATTTCCAAGCAGCATTTTGAAATACATGAATATCCGCTCTGGCTCGATTGCCTGACGTTACAAACATGGGCGCAGCCGCCGAAGGGGCTTTTTTGTTTTCGGGATTTTGCCTATTACTACGCTGAGGACGGAAAGAAAGATTCGTTGTCTGCGGCTTTTAAAGATTTTGATGCGGCGGAACGGAAGGGTACCGAATGGACGGCAGACTCGTTACGCCGGCATGGAGCGCTGTGTGTGCGCGGCAGTACGTGCTGGGTTGTGCTGAATACGCACACCAATCAGCCTGCCGTTCTTGACGACACGGTGTTCGGTTCGTTGACGTTTTGTGACGAGCATTTGGAAGGACGGGTTTTTGCAAAGATTCCCTTGCCGGAACACTGGGATCGCGAAGAACTTTTCCATCCGTCGCTTTTGGATATCGATATGAACGGGCACGTCAATAATCTCAATTATATCCGCTGGGCATTGTCGTTTATGGATGCGGACTTTTGCCGCGGTAAATTGCTCCGCGTCCTCGATACCAATTTTTTGATTTCCGCTCAATACGGGGAAGAACTCTGCTGCCGCTGTTCTCATATTGAAGACAACGTGTGTGTGCATTCTATTGTGAGAACTGCCGACGGCAGCGAGGTGTTCCGCGCCCGTACCGAATGGACTGATGAACGGAAGATGGCACGGCCGCTTCAGGTTGAACATGAAACTTCCCGACTATAATGCGCCGTCCGCACTCGCTGCCGTGCTCGATGAACACGGGTTCGGGATGCAGAAAAAATTCGGACAAAACTTTTTGATTAATGCACATATACGGCAGGAGCTTGTTTCCGCGCTCGGCCTTTCCACCGGAGATGCTGTATGGGAAGTCGGCCCGGGGCTCGGCTCGATGACATCGTTGCTGTTGGAGGCCGGCGCCGATCTAACCGTGTTCGAAATAGACCGCGGCTTCGTGCAGCTCTTAACATCCTATTTCGGTTCATATCATTCGTTTCATTTAATAGAAGGCGATGTGCTTAAAACATGGAAGGCTGAATATCAACGGTATGCACCGAAGGCCTTTTTCGGGAATCTGCCGTACAATATTGCGGCAAAGCTCATCGCGGCGACAATCGAAGCCGAGTGTTTTTTTGACCGTATGGTGATAACCGTACAAAAAGAGGTCGGGCTCCGTATGACCGCGGCTCCGGGAAGTGCGGATTACTCGTCGTTTTCGGTGCTGTGCCAATGGGCTTATGATGTAGAGCCGATTCGCGATATTGCTCCCGCCGCCTTTTGGCCTAAACCGAATGTCGAATCCCGGGCGCTCCGTTTTACCAAAAAACAGTCCCCGCAGCCGGTACGCGATGCACGTCTTTTTTTAAGTCTTGTCCGCGGCCTTTTCAGTGCGCGGCGTAAAACGGTGAAGAATAATTTAAGCACGATTCTTGCTGCGAGAGGAAAAAAGACGCTGTCGGCGGAATCCTTGCTGAAAGCGGCTGGAATTGATCCCGCTGCCCGTGCGGAATCGCTGACTGTCTATGATTTTATCCGCTTATCGGATAGACTGGCGGGCTGTGATGAATAAACGATTACGTTGTACCGCATTTTTGGTTCTGTGCATGATGACCGTTGCACAGATGCCGCTGATTGCGGACGAAAAAAAAGAAGATCATACGCCGGTTCCTTATACAAAAGAGGAATTCCCGCTTTGGCAGCGGGAACTCCGGCGGTTTGAAATACTGTCTTTCGGGGCGCTCCCCTTTGTTACGCTGCTGTCTTTTTGGGGGTACGATATGATTCGTGCCATACAGCACCCTAAAGATCCTGCCTATTATCCGTGGCCGTTCAAACAAGCTGACAAGGCGGTCGCGCTGACCGAGAAAGAACAGCTGGGCGTATTTCTTACCGCCGTCGGCATATCGGTAACAATCGCATTAATCGATATAACATACCGCGCGATTAAACGTTCCGCAGCAAAAAAGCGTTTGGAACGGGAGAATGCCTTTACCGAAGACCCTATTCAGTTTACGCCGATAAAGCCATCGGACGAAGAGGACGCTCAGACTTTGAAGCTCATGACCGATGCTGCATTGGCTGCGGGGTCTATCGGAGGAATTACAGCACTGTTAGAAAAGGTTACCGCATCGACTCCTTCCGCACAGGGCGGCAAGACCGGTACGGCTGCACAATAGTATGAATAAAGTATTTGAGCTTACAGTGCCGGATGGAACCGGCAAGCTGAGGCTTGATGCGTTTTGCAGCAGCGTGCTTACCGGTATGACCCGTTCGCAGCTGAAAACGGGGATGCAAGCTGTGCAGCTCAACGGGCGGCAGGCAAAACTTTCAAGTACGGTGCAAGCGGGCGACCGTATTACACTGATATGGGAAAATCCGCTCCCCGATGTTCTTATACCTGAACACATTCCGCTCCGTATTGTATATGAAGATAATGATGTCATCGTGGTGAATAAACGAGCCGGTATGGTTACGCATCCTGCGGCGGGCAACTGGACGGGGACGCTGGTACAGGCGCTTGCGTATTACCGCTTGCACACGTCGCCCATTCATGATGAATATGCCCGCCTGCTCGAAGCGGAGCAGGGGAAGGGGCGCTTTGCCGAGCTATTGCGTGCAGGTATCGTTCACCGGCTTGATAAGGATACTTCCGGCATCCTTATCACCGCCCGTAGTGCCGAAGCGGAAGCTTTTTTTAAAAACGAGTTTAAGCTGCGGCGCACGGAAAAATATTATATCGCAATTCTGAACGGCATACCGGAAAAGCCGGCCGGCATTATCGAAACGTCGGTATTCCGCGACGGGCATAGCCGCATTCGGTTTGCCGCCTCGGCAGATCTGTCTAAGGGAAAATATGCCCGCTCACGCTATAAAGTGCTGCGGGTGTATGGGCGGTATGCGCTGGTGCTCTTTAAAATCGATACCGGCAGAACTCATCAAATTCGGCTTCATGCGCGGTTTATCGGCTGTCCGGTGGTCGGAGATCCGCTGTATGGAAAAAAAGAAACCGAATGGAAGGCATACGGGTTGATGCTCCACGCCTATCGCCTGTGCGTTAATCTTCCTTCAACACAGAAAAAAGCCGTGTTTACCGCCCCGCTGCCCCGAAAATTCCAAACTGTTCTGCGCTTTTTGCAGATGCGGCAGTCACAGGGGAATAGCTGAGGCGTCTATGGGAAACGAAACTATCGAAATATGTGCCGAAAATGCAGTGATGCAAAATTCC
Encoded proteins:
- the hflC gene encoding protease modulator HflC — protein: MVQFGAILLGILILVLLVKPFYILNEGQTAVITQFGKIVKAETEAGLHFKIPILHQVHRYTAKLLRIDGDPQKILTKEKQFIEVNTTSRWRISDILRFYQSLGTYEAAYSRLSDIIDSSVRDIITVNSLNDVVRNTNIINEMVHQEQIGLNTDEVKLEEVTGAEKVVYANIEKGRDMLAAEILKKANMQLKDFGIEVIDVIFKEIKYSDELQASVYNRMIKERNQIAQTFRSTGEGKKAEWLGKLENEKKSILSKAYAESEKIKGAADAQATAIYAASYGKSPEFYSFWKSLEVYQNALPDTEKILSTDMEYFQYLYKH
- a CDS encoding periplasmic-type flagellar collar protein FlbB; this encodes MRRRGSFGRVIVLLLLIIILVFGGLFWFSYLGLINARGVFSPVYSWFGLKTPAGVASPADADADLDADRYAKRLIALDVRSQELDKKEADVTAREKEAAQVSQELDDRLSIIEEKEKSFKQMMTERDMREVNIDQIARYINGMPPQKAVANLLQMDDQDIIDVLRAVEAIAKKANKTSSVAYWFSLMPANRAADIQRKMANKPAALP
- a CDS encoding FapA family protein, with protein sequence MKWTIKQNERNKKWYFSVSDVDNKENCVFPSYEEIVEQAKKEGVSTENLINVQQFERYFDKILYGTTVPLPLEIELDPSFDTRLIIDPDKTKATLYIRKAKDEPHTIDKKLITAMLNNSQIAAIDFKALDEKIHAFIEAPDREIELVIAEGTLPGRGKDRSLIPHITKLDETEDLMLRKKLLHAVGTAREQPQMIYDKDFPLSEAQALSVVAKHDLLYEFSKSELGTNGADIYGNAIPGLPGNDPFVLDLRNITQTNDELKAGCNGILLSAESPDGLKLRIIPYKDATVKAVISNDKMEASLILESGRGAGARLSLSRLKKALDEVNLPAERYTDKILRDAIYEARLSSAPVEFTVCRGIPPVAPHSYQFDWKVHFGHSNAVSVKRGETLLETFFQEAGEKGSDVFGNTIEINQAALLKLPQTDNTIRVIKQGRKISFVAAVHGELIRAGEKLKILNSKIIDTDVNKETGDIIFAGDVIINGDIDADRSVKAGGSLTVNGDAGVSLVYTKESLLMNGGIRGESHGTVWAKNTMALHFAETARLFAGGNIYINEYSFRCVVKTNGQLIMTGEPGSFIGGNAHAARGINVRNLGDYKTVRTIISFGQDYLIKDKIEVYEKQTQDNLLELARIEGELSDTETPTDRIQELREQKLILLKSNTSLGIKIFKLKENFESHIPSEVKVTGTVYPGVILESHGRYYEVREPASHVIFTFDSKQGRIVCKQIEDKVEFTAE
- a CDS encoding P-loop NTPase: MQIIPIASGKGGVGKSLLSANLAIALGQAGKNVLVADLDLGASNLHLVLGQQSNAHGIGTFLSGNSAFEDIIVNTGYPNVRFVPGDSEIPGFAALKASDKNSLIKNMLKMDADYLILDLGAGTHLGILDFFLLSPQGIVVTAPSVTAILNAYLFLKNVVFRMLYGAFKRNSPGFKYLEKLKSDSSSMQRMYIPRIITELEKVDPKNTELFLTNLHKFKPRLIMNMLDDPKDADKALKIRRSCQEYLNINLEHLGVIYRDTIQDTALASRLPVILYKPQAMISQAIYRIADKILQSETETFQNAADYAEYTDETFQSAELEAETDFRSKMGYIEDLIGSDALSMNDIAEMLKSQQYEISVLKKENALLKRKIKTALEQGYRI
- the hflK gene encoding FtsH protease activity modulator HflK — translated: MAKQLKNGQLVAIGAAVVLVTLAFFSFTVISTTDNGVVTRLGKYNRTLQPGLQFIIPIIERVYHIPVTIVQKEEFGFRTTMASDRSQYRNNILTESSMLTGDLNIINVEWTVQYRIIDPKAWLFNVKADERMNTIRDVSAAAINSLIGDRTIFDIMGSERDPIQFLAPKIMNEKYKQLGLGIAVSSVQLQNVVPPEDVQQAFEDVNIAIQDMNRLINEGKEAYNKEIPKAKGEADRMIQEARGYAAERINKAEGDVARFNAVYAEYSKAPDITRRRLYLETLDKIFSNTDKVIFIDKNVKNFLPLKNLSGGEQ
- a CDS encoding D-2-hydroxyacid dehydrogenase, whose protein sequence is MKAAVLDGFTLNPGDLSWRVLQDIADITIYDKTAPDEVYERVKDCEAVLSNKIVFSKELIARLPKLRYIGVLATGYNVIDVEAAHAAGITVTNIPSYSTDSVAQLVFAFILQFYWHVKEHSDEVHGGAWSRSAHFCYTSFPTFELTGKTLGIIGFGHIGQKVAEIALVMGMRVLYVNRSPKTVPQLAAAKQVDIATLLAESDIISLNAPLNGASEKMMDAAALSKVKPGVFIINTGRGQLIDDEAVAAALKKGSIGGYAADVLSVEPPPANHPLFGCPNCFITPHIAWQTREARTRLLHIAAENLKSFLVGKPQNVV